A region from the Vibrio sp. SS-MA-C1-2 genome encodes:
- a CDS encoding RDD family protein, translating to MGKPRKNQQKVQPKETEVKKKPLNAGFFRRIGAMIYDTLVVVAILMFAGGLGVGVIAGLAHFNVIDISGYQDIADYIVFSPTGIFYQLYLLAIYIGFYLYFWCKGGQTLGMRAWRLKVVSHDGSTITVMQGIIRLASAAFGLGNLLVPFDGKNDAFQDFISGTQMIVMPSVK from the coding sequence ATGGGAAAACCGAGAAAGAATCAACAAAAAGTCCAGCCAAAAGAGACTGAAGTTAAGAAAAAACCTCTCAATGCCGGATTTTTCCGCCGTATTGGAGCAATGATTTATGACACATTAGTCGTCGTTGCTATATTAATGTTTGCCGGCGGTCTAGGTGTTGGTGTCATTGCGGGATTAGCTCACTTTAATGTCATTGATATCTCGGGTTATCAAGATATTGCAGACTATATTGTCTTCTCTCCAACGGGTATTTTTTATCAGCTTTATCTACTGGCTATCTATATTGGCTTTTATCTCTATTTTTGGTGTAAAGGTGGACAAACATTAGGAATGCGAGCATGGCGATTAAAAGTCGTCTCACATGACGGATCGACCATTACCGTTATGCAGGGAATTATTCGTCTAGCCTCTGCTGCATTTGGTTTAGGTAATTTATTAGTCCCGTTTGATGGCAAGAATGATGCATTCCAAGATTTTATCTCTGGAACGCAAATGATTGTAATGCCTTCGGTAAAATAA